One Bacillus sp. FJAT-52991 genomic region harbors:
- a CDS encoding ABC transporter ATP-binding protein has product MINFREVSKSFHKKQVIHPLSFTVDAGECIALCGGNGAGKSTIIKMMTGIYTPDTGEILLNGQKSGDKKADFRSQFAYMPDDLSAPPLLTGRETLTYFADLQNADRHQVNELLALVGLSEHADKKVKSYSKGMQQRISFAQSLLSQAPILILDEPTNGLDPYWVHRMKEIIVEKKNQGQTILFTTHILSVVEELADTLAFLQDGRLLVHQKVQTLLQQHASLDEALFKEYSK; this is encoded by the coding sequence ATGATTAACTTTCGTGAAGTTAGTAAATCTTTTCATAAAAAACAGGTGATTCATCCTCTATCATTTACTGTTGATGCTGGGGAATGTATCGCTCTCTGTGGGGGCAATGGAGCGGGAAAAAGTACGATCATTAAAATGATGACAGGTATTTATACGCCAGATACTGGAGAGATTTTATTAAATGGCCAGAAATCAGGAGATAAGAAAGCAGATTTTCGTTCGCAGTTTGCTTATATGCCGGATGACTTATCGGCTCCTCCCTTATTAACCGGCCGGGAAACGTTAACGTATTTTGCAGATTTACAAAATGCGGATCGCCACCAAGTGAATGAACTACTTGCCCTTGTTGGATTAAGTGAGCATGCCGATAAGAAAGTGAAATCGTATTCAAAAGGGATGCAGCAGCGGATATCCTTTGCTCAAAGCTTGCTATCACAGGCCCCTATTTTAATTTTAGATGAGCCAACTAATGGCCTCGATCCATACTGGGTGCATCGTATGAAAGAAATCATTGTGGAGAAAAAGAATCAGGGACAGACGATTCTTTTTACAACACATATATTATCTGTCGTTGAGGAATTAGCGGATACACTGGCATTTTTACAGGATGGCCGTTTACTCGTTCATCAAAAGGTGCAGACATTATTACAGCAACATGCTTCTCTTGATGAAGCTTTGTTTAAAGAATATAGCAAATAA
- a CDS encoding YrzI family small protein: protein MTINLIFVIITIKKREKTVEEYIHEQRVEEIYDEMRNKQQEQMNHLF from the coding sequence ATGACGATCAATCTTATTTTTGTCATTATCACGATTAAAAAACGTGAAAAAACCGTGGAAGAGTATATCCATGAACAACGTGTAGAAGAGATTTATGACGAGATGCGAAACAAGCAACAAGAACAAATGAATCACCTATTTTAA
- a CDS encoding DUF6449 domain-containing protein — protein MVSTILFFNQGIWRQKAKVLGWLSLLYFLSLFFIVPLQLIIKHTNDEGPFINDLSSVFQLSTDMQTMLIITAPVAFAIFAFRYLHVKAAADFMHSLPVSRSTLFYQYTICGFIFMMIPIVATALVLTVSQWMIGINYFSASEILIWIGFTLFWNFVIYSAAIFSGMLTGMSIMQILFTYALFLLPSGFIILSVYNLKFLLHGFSAEYYLTFNLERFIIFSRIYSATDLPLQWWEWLIYSGIAILFLLVALIAYKRRPTETATLALAFPKLRPLFVYSCTFLAMLFGGLYFSTIQYTLPWIAFGLITFSFLSYFAARMIVEKTTRVFIYWKGYLFFIGAILLLSLSIHTLDGTYENKIPDVTKIEEAYFSDGIYGSNHVGLVGTNEIQPSNFYKDPVNVKKITEFHQQAIKNKSYQLKDVTPVVFSYKTDNGKKIIREYNVPVDQYDQWLNEIAGSEEFKYNQYPLLSMDNNNIDSIDFSSELFYNKHLTLTNPKQMNELVALLKEEMKKENLIKTKNTNVWGAISIYFDDEKAIYVPWKKVYHDVEKWLEEEGLLEQARVMPHDIGYAVVFETLNSEDPYASIDEYGQVKPSINQIKIKDKGQIEKLLPIANTGEENDSYTIAYYGKNDMSPIFEQISKEEAPSFIKKQLSK, from the coding sequence ATGGTGTCAACAATTTTGTTTTTTAATCAAGGCATTTGGAGACAGAAGGCGAAAGTATTAGGCTGGCTCAGTTTGCTTTACTTTCTTTCTCTATTTTTCATCGTTCCTTTGCAGCTGATCATAAAGCATACGAATGACGAGGGGCCGTTCATTAATGACCTTTCATCCGTATTTCAATTATCAACTGATATGCAAACGATGCTGATTATAACAGCTCCGGTCGCCTTTGCTATTTTTGCCTTCCGTTATTTGCATGTCAAAGCCGCTGCTGATTTTATGCATAGTTTACCAGTTTCGCGATCGACTTTATTTTATCAATACACGATATGTGGATTCATTTTTATGATGATTCCGATTGTAGCAACGGCTTTAGTCCTTACTGTGAGTCAATGGATGATTGGTATCAATTATTTCTCGGCTTCTGAGATATTGATTTGGATCGGCTTTACGCTGTTTTGGAACTTCGTCATTTATTCGGCAGCCATTTTCTCAGGGATGCTCACAGGGATGTCCATTATGCAAATCTTGTTCACATATGCCCTGTTTCTTTTGCCAAGTGGATTTATCATATTATCGGTTTATAACCTTAAATTTTTACTTCATGGGTTTTCTGCTGAATACTATTTAACTTTTAATCTCGAACGTTTTATCATTTTTTCTCGCATTTATTCTGCGACTGACCTTCCATTACAATGGTGGGAATGGCTCATTTATAGCGGCATTGCGATCCTATTCTTACTTGTCGCATTAATAGCCTATAAACGTCGGCCAACTGAAACAGCGACACTCGCCCTTGCTTTTCCGAAACTGCGTCCATTGTTTGTCTATAGCTGTACGTTTTTGGCGATGTTATTCGGTGGTCTGTACTTTAGTACCATCCAGTACACTTTGCCTTGGATTGCATTTGGGCTAATTACTTTCTCATTTTTAAGCTATTTTGCTGCTAGAATGATTGTTGAAAAAACAACGAGAGTATTCATCTATTGGAAAGGTTACTTATTTTTTATTGGAGCTATCCTGTTATTAAGCCTGTCCATTCATACTTTAGATGGAACATATGAAAATAAGATTCCAGATGTCACGAAAATAGAAGAAGCTTATTTTTCTGATGGAATCTATGGATCCAATCATGTTGGTCTTGTAGGCACAAATGAAATCCAGCCTTCAAATTTTTACAAGGATCCAGTGAACGTGAAGAAAATCACTGAGTTTCATCAGCAAGCAATTAAAAACAAATCCTATCAGTTAAAAGACGTTACCCCCGTCGTCTTTTCTTATAAAACAGATAACGGAAAGAAAATCATCCGAGAATATAATGTTCCTGTCGATCAATACGATCAATGGCTTAATGAAATAGCTGGTTCAGAAGAATTTAAATATAATCAATACCCTTTATTAAGTATGGATAATAACAATATTGATAGTATTGATTTCTCGTCGGAGTTATTTTATAACAAACACTTAACACTTACAAATCCGAAACAAATGAACGAACTGGTCGCATTGCTAAAAGAAGAAATGAAGAAAGAAAATCTAATAAAGACAAAGAATACAAATGTTTGGGGTGCGATTTCTATTTATTTTGACGACGAGAAAGCCATATATGTACCTTGGAAAAAAGTTTATCATGATGTCGAGAAATGGCTTGAAGAAGAAGGATTATTAGAGCAGGCAAGAGTAATGCCTCATGATATCGGCTATGCTGTCGTATTTGAAACATTAAATAGCGAAGATCCTTATGCTTCTATTGATGAATACGGTCAAGTGAAACCTTCTATCAACCAAATAAAAATAAAAGATAAGGGGCAAATTGAGAAATTACTTCCGATTGCTAATACAGGGGAAGAAAATGACTCCTACACAATCGCTTATTATGGAAAAAATGATATGTCTCCAATATTCGAACAAATCAGTAAAGAAGAGGCTCCATCATTCATAAAAAAACAGTTATCGAAGTAA
- a CDS encoding ABC transporter ATP-binding protein encodes MIKVRDLTKVFRHSKALAQVNLTVAKGSVFGLLGSNGAGKTTLLKAIAGIIDPDSGKVCVNGQEVANHPELKQEVLFLPDIPYFFAQYTIKQMAYFYQQVYQKWNQHRFEQLGNVFDLPLHVRLHQLSKGKQRQAAFWFALCCMPDYLLLDEPLDGLDLVMRKKIKQLLMEDVAERNMTILISSHNLRELEDICDHVAILHQGTVLLERELDELKSNLHKIQVAFRGEIPSQFLDKINIIHHDQRGSIHIFIVKGKEKKIHADVSVFDPLLLDVLPITLEEIFSYEMEEAGYGVNNFVF; translated from the coding sequence TTGATTAAAGTTCGTGATTTGACAAAAGTCTTTAGACATTCAAAGGCTTTAGCTCAAGTAAATTTAACCGTGGCAAAAGGCTCTGTTTTCGGATTACTTGGGTCAAACGGGGCAGGGAAGACCACGTTGTTAAAAGCCATAGCAGGCATTATTGATCCAGATAGCGGAAAAGTATGTGTGAATGGTCAGGAAGTAGCTAATCATCCAGAATTAAAGCAGGAAGTTTTATTTCTACCCGATATCCCTTACTTTTTTGCTCAATATACGATTAAGCAAATGGCCTATTTTTATCAGCAAGTGTATCAAAAATGGAATCAGCATCGCTTTGAACAATTAGGAAACGTTTTTGACCTTCCTTTACATGTAAGGCTACATCAATTATCAAAAGGAAAGCAACGCCAGGCCGCTTTTTGGTTCGCTTTATGCTGCATGCCGGATTATTTACTATTAGATGAACCTTTAGATGGATTAGATCTTGTCATGAGAAAGAAAATTAAGCAGCTGTTAATGGAGGATGTGGCAGAGAGGAATATGACAATTCTTATTTCTTCTCATAATTTACGGGAGCTTGAAGATATTTGTGATCATGTAGCTATTTTACATCAAGGGACTGTTTTGTTAGAGAGAGAACTGGATGAATTAAAAAGTAATTTACACAAAATCCAAGTCGCTTTTCGAGGAGAGATCCCTTCGCAATTTTTGGATAAAATCAATATCATTCATCACGATCAACGTGGCAGCATCCATATTTTCATCGTCAAAGGAAAAGAGAAAAAAATTCATGCCGATGTTTCTGTCTTCGATCCATTGCTATTAGATGTGCTGCCGATCACTCTTGAGGAAATATTCTCATACGAAATGGAGGAAGCAGGATATGGTGTCAACAATTTTGTTTTTTAA
- a CDS encoding GntR family transcriptional regulator — protein sequence MIVLDIKSRKPIYEQLTEKIKEMIMHNVFQPDEQLPSVRQLAGDLAINPNTIQKAYRELEREGFIYSLPGKGNFVKAQKNTGNEQRVKQLKNELLALISEALYLGISKKEITELAEKAEQSIKGGKSFD from the coding sequence GTGATTGTTCTTGATATTAAAAGTCGGAAACCTATCTATGAACAGCTGACAGAGAAAATAAAGGAAATGATTATGCACAATGTTTTTCAACCAGATGAACAGCTTCCTTCTGTTCGACAACTAGCAGGTGACCTAGCGATTAATCCGAATACCATTCAAAAGGCATATAGAGAGTTAGAACGGGAAGGATTTATTTATTCTCTTCCTGGAAAAGGAAACTTCGTTAAAGCTCAAAAAAATACTGGGAATGAACAGAGGGTGAAGCAATTGAAAAATGAATTATTAGCCTTAATTTCCGAAGCATTATATTTAGGAATTAGTAAAAAAGAAATAACGGAATTAGCAGAGAAAGCGGAACAGAGCATAAAAGGAGGGAAGAGCTTTGATTAA
- the add gene encoding adenosine deaminase, whose product MNFVELPKIELHCHLDGSLRSETIIDIAKREDINIPSYNIEEIQREITAPLECESLDEYLEKFAIPNLVMQSKESLRRISFELFEDAAKENVKYMEVRFAPLLHTQRGLDVEEIIQSVLDGMKKAENKYDIKGNIILSCMRTMSVESAFDVVERGAKFLGKGVVAIDLCASEEEGFCEKFIEPIKLAKEYGYRVTIHAGETGIGKNVLEAIELLGAERIGHGVFIKDCDEAYRIVRKQQVVLEMCPTSNVQTKAVNNYHEHPIYHFHKDGIKVTINTDNRTVSATNMANECNIVFKEFNISFEDYKQIYLNSVEACFADLETKTMLKKYMHRK is encoded by the coding sequence ATGAATTTTGTAGAGTTGCCTAAAATCGAACTTCATTGTCATTTAGATGGAAGTCTTAGATCTGAAACAATAATTGACATAGCAAAGAGAGAGGACATTAATATACCATCTTATAATATTGAAGAGATCCAGAGAGAAATCACGGCGCCATTAGAATGTGAATCTCTTGATGAATATTTAGAAAAATTTGCAATTCCTAATTTAGTCATGCAGTCAAAAGAGAGCCTAAGAAGAATTTCCTTTGAGCTTTTTGAAGATGCTGCAAAGGAAAATGTGAAATATATGGAGGTTAGATTTGCTCCTTTACTTCACACTCAGAGAGGCTTGGATGTAGAAGAAATCATACAAAGTGTTTTAGATGGAATGAAGAAAGCAGAAAATAAATACGATATAAAAGGAAATATAATACTCTCATGTATGAGAACGATGTCTGTAGAGAGTGCCTTTGATGTAGTAGAAAGGGGAGCTAAATTCCTAGGAAAGGGCGTCGTTGCTATAGATTTATGCGCTTCTGAAGAGGAAGGATTTTGTGAAAAGTTCATAGAACCTATAAAATTAGCTAAAGAATATGGCTATCGAGTAACGATTCATGCTGGTGAAACGGGCATAGGTAAAAATGTACTAGAAGCCATTGAACTTTTAGGTGCTGAAAGAATAGGACATGGAGTATTTATTAAGGATTGCGATGAAGCATACAGAATAGTTAGGAAACAACAAGTTGTGCTTGAAATGTGTCCGACAAGTAACGTTCAAACAAAAGCGGTAAACAATTATCATGAACATCCGATCTATCATTTTCATAAGGATGGAATAAAAGTAACAATTAATACGGATAACAGAACGGTATCAGCTACAAATATGGCAAATGAATGTAATATTGTATTCAAGGAATTTAATATTAGTTTTGAAGATTATAAACAAATTTATTTGAATAGTGTCGAAGCCTGCTTTGCCGATTTAGAGACAAAAACAATGCTGAAAAAGTATATGCACAGAAAATAA
- a CDS encoding PH domain-containing protein: MGLFDGLIGNATEADIKTVEKTLELIVAEGEKIEVAFEILRDLIVFSNKRLLLIDKQGVTGKKIEYLSIPYRSITHFSVETAGTFDLEAELLIWISGNENPIAKQFRKDDSIFDVQRALATYVL, from the coding sequence ATGGGATTATTTGATGGTCTAATTGGCAATGCTACGGAAGCGGATATTAAAACGGTAGAGAAGACGTTGGAACTCATCGTGGCTGAGGGAGAAAAAATTGAAGTAGCATTTGAAATTTTGCGTGATTTAATCGTTTTTAGTAACAAACGTTTACTATTAATTGATAAGCAAGGCGTAACAGGAAAGAAAATAGAATATCTCTCTATACCGTATCGAAGCATCACTCATTTTAGCGTAGAAACAGCAGGAACTTTTGACTTAGAGGCGGAATTATTAATTTGGATTTCCGGAAATGAGAACCCTATTGCCAAACAGTTTAGAAAGGACGACAGCATTTTTGATGTCCAGAGAGCACTGGCTACATATGTTCTTTAA
- a CDS encoding Replication termination protein, which translates to MPRGEGKFLIKQRAFLKLFMIKFVEENRLYGMQAMDELKATFKQYGYEPNHSEIYRSLHELIDDGILKRHKKLQEGAKYKEVVIYQFADYEKAKLYKKQVKTDLDRSMGLLRKALEDVY; encoded by the coding sequence ATGCCAAGAGGTGAAGGGAAATTTCTAATTAAACAGCGGGCCTTTTTAAAGTTATTTATGATTAAGTTTGTCGAAGAAAATCGTTTATATGGCATGCAGGCGATGGATGAATTAAAAGCAACATTTAAACAGTACGGCTATGAACCGAATCATTCGGAAATTTATCGTTCGCTGCATGAGTTAATCGATGATGGGATACTAAAAAGACATAAAAAGCTGCAAGAAGGGGCGAAATACAAAGAAGTAGTCATTTATCAATTTGCCGACTATGAAAAAGCAAAGCTGTATAAAAAACAGGTAAAGACGGATCTTGATCGAAGCATGGGATTGCTTCGAAAAGCATTAGAAGACGTTTATTAA
- a CDS encoding DUF421 domain-containing protein, giving the protein MPQWLDVALRSISFLVVLFVITKIIGKRQISQLSFFEYITGITIGSIAAEVSTVRERSVVDGLIAIIVWGLIPLLAGYLALKSKSIRGVIDGKSTIFIKDGKVLEDNLKKEKYTIDELLSLLRKKDIFSIADVEYAVLEQDGSLNALLKKDKRPLTRSDLQLTPINEKEPHTIIMDGRLLHDALAESGKTKEWLNEQLETAGVSLENVFIGQINAYGELHVDLFDDLLQPAAPQERPLLLANLKKFVADMESFALATDCPKTKKMYATNAKAVQMIIQKTKPYLQT; this is encoded by the coding sequence TTGCCCCAATGGTTAGATGTTGCCCTTCGATCCATTTCATTTCTCGTTGTCTTATTTGTTATTACAAAAATCATTGGGAAAAGGCAAATTTCCCAATTATCGTTTTTTGAATATATCACAGGGATTACAATCGGTAGCATTGCAGCTGAAGTTTCAACGGTTAGAGAGCGATCGGTCGTCGATGGGCTCATCGCTATTATTGTTTGGGGGCTTATTCCATTACTTGCCGGATATTTAGCATTAAAAAGTAAATCGATCAGAGGTGTCATTGACGGGAAGTCGACGATATTTATTAAAGATGGCAAAGTATTAGAAGATAATTTGAAGAAAGAAAAATATACAATCGACGAGTTATTATCGTTACTGCGGAAGAAAGATATTTTTTCCATTGCTGATGTAGAATATGCCGTCCTAGAACAAGATGGTAGCTTAAATGCTTTATTAAAGAAAGATAAACGTCCACTCACAAGAAGTGACTTACAACTCACACCAATCAATGAAAAAGAACCTCATACGATCATTATGGATGGCCGGTTGCTACACGATGCGCTAGCGGAGAGCGGCAAAACGAAAGAATGGTTAAATGAGCAGCTTGAAACAGCAGGTGTATCGCTTGAAAATGTATTTATTGGCCAGATTAATGCTTATGGAGAGTTACATGTAGATTTATTCGATGATCTTCTTCAACCAGCTGCTCCTCAAGAACGACCATTATTGCTAGCCAATTTGAAGAAATTTGTCGCGGATATGGAATCATTTGCCCTTGCGACAGACTGCCCAAAAACGAAAAAAATGTACGCAACAAACGCGAAAGCTGTTCAAATGATCATCCAGAAAACAAAACCATATTTGCAAACGTAA
- a CDS encoding DUF1657 domain-containing protein, translating to MTIASDVKTCTAGLKHAEAVFSKLALMSDDPTAKEIFHESMMSLHEVIEQMNKRIYELENHEPQYQGF from the coding sequence ATGACCATTGCATCCGATGTGAAGACTTGCACAGCTGGTCTTAAACATGCAGAGGCTGTATTTAGCAAATTAGCACTTATGTCAGATGATCCGACAGCGAAGGAGATCTTTCATGAAAGCATGATGTCTCTTCATGAAGTAATTGAACAAATGAATAAACGCATTTATGAACTTGAAAATCATGAACCACAATATCAAGGATTTTAA
- the spoVAD gene encoding stage V sporulation protein AD, whose product MGGESVERQRTWIFSNKPVILSTGVVGGPFESNGKIADDFDILHGDLWIGQESYEKAHRKLLEEACFRAMEKSNLKKEDIEFFLGGDLINQITPTSFGARALGIPYMGLFGACSTSMEGLALSSFIVNNKGANYVLTAASSHNAAVEKQFRYPTEYGGQKPPTAQWTITGAGAAVIAQEGDGPAIVSATIGKVVDMGLTDPFNMGGAMAPAAVDTIIAHLTSLKLDPSYYDLIVTGDLGSIGRSIAFEMLTERGIPITDQQFQDCGLMIYKDSQPVFSGGSGAGCSAVVGYGHLLKRMKKGEVKRMLLVATGALLSPLSFQQNESIPCIAHAVSIEYIQ is encoded by the coding sequence ATGGGAGGTGAAAGCGTGGAAAGGCAGCGAACATGGATCTTTTCCAATAAACCTGTCATCTTATCAACTGGTGTTGTTGGCGGTCCTTTTGAGAGCAATGGAAAAATAGCGGATGACTTCGATATTCTTCATGGAGACTTATGGATTGGGCAAGAAAGCTATGAGAAAGCCCATCGTAAGCTACTTGAAGAAGCTTGCTTTCGTGCAATGGAAAAAAGTAATTTAAAAAAAGAAGATATTGAATTTTTTCTTGGGGGAGATTTAATCAACCAAATTACCCCTACAAGCTTTGGTGCCCGAGCATTAGGTATTCCCTATATGGGGTTATTTGGTGCCTGTTCCACCTCTATGGAGGGACTAGCTTTAAGTTCCTTCATTGTGAACAACAAAGGAGCGAATTATGTTTTAACAGCGGCATCAAGTCATAATGCTGCGGTTGAAAAGCAGTTTCGCTATCCAACCGAATATGGCGGACAAAAGCCTCCAACTGCACAATGGACGATTACTGGAGCAGGGGCGGCAGTGATTGCTCAAGAAGGCGATGGTCCTGCTATTGTTTCAGCCACTATCGGCAAAGTAGTCGATATGGGATTAACTGACCCTTTTAATATGGGAGGAGCAATGGCCCCTGCAGCCGTTGATACGATTATCGCTCATCTGACATCACTAAAGCTGGATCCGTCTTACTATGATTTAATTGTCACAGGAGATTTAGGGTCCATTGGGCGAAGTATTGCATTTGAGATGCTGACAGAACGCGGGATTCCAATTACTGATCAACAATTTCAAGATTGCGGTTTAATGATTTATAAAGATTCTCAACCAGTATTTTCAGGAGGAAGTGGGGCTGGATGCTCAGCCGTTGTCGGTTATGGTCATTTGTTAAAGCGGATGAAAAAGGGCGAAGTCAAAAGGATGCTATTAGTTGCAACTGGAGCTTTACTTTCTCCGCTTTCTTTCCAACAAAATGAGTCCATTCCCTGTATCGCTCATGCCGTTTCAATCGAATATATACAGTAA
- a CDS encoding DUF1657 domain-containing protein, with product MTVINDLKTTLAGLKSAQASLESFSLATDNQQAKQLYQTTATQTQAIIDTLEPRIQEVEQEEPQYKK from the coding sequence ATGACCGTTATTAATGATTTGAAAACGACGTTAGCAGGATTAAAAAGTGCCCAAGCCAGCTTAGAAAGCTTTAGTCTTGCAACAGACAATCAACAAGCAAAGCAGTTGTATCAAACAACAGCCACTCAAACGCAAGCCATTATTGATACGCTAGAACCTCGCATTCAAGAAGTAGAGCAAGAAGAACCGCAATATAAAAAATAA
- a CDS encoding LL-diaminopimelate aminotransferase gives MAFHLAKRMEAFGPSIFSELKAYKLKKQAEGKKIIDLSLGSPDLPPAPFVREQLAALAAEPDQYGYTLSGTQEFYQAVANYYQRAHGVEIDASTEIVHAMGSQEGLVHLPLVFADPGDIILVTDPGYPAYEAGLAVAGAEPYYMPLLKENHFLPDLKAIPVDIANKARMMILNYPGNPVPGLATEQFFSEVIEFARKHHIVVLHDAAYSEFYFDHQTPLSFLAVPGAKDVGMEINSLSKSFSLAGARIAYIAGNKDMIQKAAQLKSNLDYGVFAPVQAAGIAALDHAEEIGQFVRTTYESRRNVFIAALEKIGWRVDKPSGGMFIWAKIPDGWTSKEFCFACIDEAGVVMVPGPAFGQNGEGYVRIALVHSEEILKEAAEKLQSVIEVPRLL, from the coding sequence ATGGCGTTTCATCTTGCTAAAAGAATGGAAGCATTTGGTCCATCTATTTTTAGTGAACTAAAAGCTTATAAATTAAAAAAACAAGCAGAAGGAAAAAAAATCATCGACTTAAGCTTAGGCAGCCCTGATTTGCCACCCGCTCCTTTTGTAAGAGAGCAGCTTGCCGCTCTTGCAGCTGAGCCGGATCAATACGGCTACACTTTATCAGGTACGCAAGAGTTTTATCAGGCGGTTGCAAACTATTACCAACGTGCGCATGGAGTGGAGATTGACGCTTCAACAGAAATCGTTCATGCGATGGGCTCTCAAGAAGGTCTCGTTCATTTGCCGCTCGTCTTTGCGGATCCTGGTGACATCATTCTTGTAACAGATCCGGGTTATCCTGCCTATGAAGCGGGATTAGCTGTCGCAGGGGCCGAGCCGTATTATATGCCACTTTTGAAAGAAAATCATTTTTTGCCTGATTTAAAAGCTATTCCTGTCGACATCGCCAACAAAGCACGGATGATGATTTTAAATTATCCTGGTAACCCTGTTCCGGGGCTAGCTACCGAGCAGTTTTTTAGTGAAGTGATCGAATTTGCCAGAAAGCATCATATTGTCGTCTTACATGATGCGGCTTATTCAGAATTTTATTTCGATCATCAAACGCCTCTCAGCTTTCTAGCTGTTCCAGGCGCAAAAGACGTTGGAATGGAAATTAACTCTTTATCAAAAAGCTTTAGCTTAGCCGGTGCTAGAATTGCTTATATTGCAGGCAATAAAGATATGATTCAAAAAGCGGCTCAATTGAAATCTAATTTAGACTATGGAGTGTTTGCTCCGGTTCAAGCAGCTGGAATAGCAGCTCTCGACCACGCGGAGGAAATCGGCCAGTTCGTTCGAACAACTTATGAAAGTCGTCGCAATGTGTTTATTGCAGCGCTAGAGAAAATTGGTTGGAGGGTGGACAAACCATCTGGCGGCATGTTCATCTGGGCAAAGATTCCTGATGGCTGGACGTCAAAAGAATTTTGTTTTGCCTGCATTGACGAAGCTGGAGTTGTCATGGTTCCTGGACCGGCATTCGGACAAAACGGCGAAGGTTACGTCCGAATCGCCCTCGTTCATTCGGAAGAAATCTTAAAAGAAGCGGCTGAAAAGTTACAATCCGTGATTGAGGTTCCTAGGCTTCTATAA